The following proteins come from a genomic window of Halorussus halophilus:
- a CDS encoding S8 family serine peptidase — protein sequence MTDHSFRFTRRTALKSVGAASLLPFAGVGAASETADKTTIDDQLDLSAAGPQEVLVVFDTQESMSLLDSFDLDGKHDYENLPISYTALSGDQIRTIAEDDSVRRVKKAEQLTYFNDDAREATGADVVQNELGYDGSSVDVVVIDSGFSGPHPDFDGRLESNWQWVDNPLGTRDADWTNLGANADTDDLGHGTHCAGSIAGDGSASDGQFKGMAPGARISVYSTNETVYLPYAIGAWDHLLGRAADPDDDFDPDVVSNSYGVARDVRYNPNDPLNVATWEAFGRGILPVFAAGNSGPDADTLSRFGKAPHVLCVAATRDDEHVTDFSSRGRTPDEDRETNYDRKDALWNLSRFHAASNRGQYVVDTGTWEGTVGPAADSSTAGTDASTESDFYEWVAPNNADTLELTLDISPDGQQVRVSVRRGSEDGTVVAQMGEEPVYQHRTLETDVEGGTTYYVEVEPMVSVAVEYTIDYESHEQLGEPTRYRPVGIYRPAIGTPGNAVVSTVGPTDPLDALAPDERAYYTPMSGTSMACPVAAGICTLVIDAARANDYDPHPIEVINTVEATATDSHVSHTPWNIGAGFADAAAAVKRADSGNLANFRDVSLADPDTPTSLSVSGTRSDDGDAFTGGQTNQVDVTVSALSHGAEIRDTIPSEWTVSDAGDVERVERAGDVKHVYLGNVAPDETSATRTYFAEAPSSTSETGDYAFGPAEANSAKTDDDWVAFGGTDTNTVVAESTNT from the coding sequence ATGACAGACCACAGCTTTCGGTTCACGCGGCGCACCGCACTCAAGTCGGTCGGCGCGGCCTCGTTGCTCCCGTTCGCGGGCGTCGGGGCGGCCAGCGAAACCGCCGACAAGACGACGATAGACGACCAACTGGACCTGTCGGCCGCCGGGCCGCAGGAAGTGCTGGTCGTGTTCGACACGCAGGAGTCGATGAGCCTGCTCGACAGTTTCGACCTCGACGGCAAACACGACTACGAGAACCTGCCCATCAGCTACACAGCGCTGTCGGGTGACCAGATTCGGACGATTGCCGAGGACGACTCGGTTCGCCGAGTGAAGAAGGCCGAGCAACTGACGTACTTCAACGACGACGCCAGAGAGGCAACCGGCGCAGACGTAGTGCAGAACGAACTGGGCTACGACGGGTCGAGCGTCGATGTCGTAGTCATCGACTCCGGGTTTTCGGGACCGCATCCCGACTTCGACGGCCGACTCGAATCGAACTGGCAGTGGGTGGACAACCCGCTCGGCACGCGAGACGCCGACTGGACGAATCTCGGCGCGAACGCCGACACCGACGACCTCGGCCATGGTACTCACTGCGCGGGGAGCATCGCAGGCGACGGGAGCGCGAGCGACGGTCAGTTCAAAGGCATGGCCCCCGGCGCGCGCATCTCGGTGTACTCGACCAACGAGACGGTCTATCTGCCGTACGCCATCGGCGCGTGGGACCACCTGCTCGGGCGGGCCGCCGACCCCGACGACGACTTCGACCCCGACGTGGTGTCGAACTCCTACGGCGTGGCGCGAGACGTGCGCTACAACCCGAACGACCCGCTGAACGTCGCCACGTGGGAGGCGTTCGGTCGCGGAATTCTCCCCGTCTTCGCGGCCGGAAACTCCGGGCCGGACGCGGACACCCTCTCGCGGTTCGGCAAGGCGCCGCACGTCCTCTGTGTGGCGGCGACCCGCGACGACGAGCACGTGACGGACTTCTCCTCGCGCGGACGCACCCCCGACGAGGACCGAGAGACGAACTACGACCGCAAGGACGCGCTGTGGAATCTGTCGCGCTTCCACGCCGCGTCGAATCGCGGTCAGTACGTCGTAGACACCGGAACGTGGGAGGGCACCGTCGGCCCCGCGGCCGACAGTTCGACGGCGGGCACCGACGCTTCCACGGAGAGTGACTTCTACGAGTGGGTCGCGCCGAACAACGCCGACACGCTCGAACTCACCCTCGACATCTCGCCCGACGGCCAGCAGGTCCGGGTGTCGGTTCGGCGCGGGAGCGAGGACGGCACGGTCGTCGCCCAGATGGGGGAAGAGCCAGTGTATCAGCACCGGACGCTGGAAACCGACGTGGAGGGCGGGACGACCTACTACGTCGAAGTCGAACCGATGGTGTCGGTCGCAGTCGAGTACACCATCGACTACGAGTCTCACGAGCAACTCGGCGAACCGACTCGGTACCGGCCCGTCGGCATCTATCGGCCCGCCATCGGAACGCCGGGCAACGCCGTCGTGAGTACCGTCGGCCCGACCGACCCCCTGGACGCGTTGGCCCCGGACGAGCGGGCGTACTACACGCCGATGAGCGGCACGTCGATGGCCTGTCCGGTCGCCGCTGGCATCTGTACGCTCGTCATCGACGCCGCCAGAGCGAACGACTACGACCCGCACCCAATCGAGGTCATCAACACCGTCGAGGCGACGGCGACTGACTCGCACGTCTCGCACACGCCGTGGAATATCGGCGCAGGGTTCGCCGACGCCGCGGCCGCAGTGAAGCGGGCCGACTCCGGCAACCTCGCCAACTTCAGAGACGTATCGCTGGCCGACCCCGACACGCCGACGAGTCTGTCGGTATCGGGCACTAGAAGCGACGACGGTGACGCTTTCACCGGCGGTCAAACGAATCAGGTTGACGTGACCGTCTCGGCGCTCTCGCACGGCGCAGAGATTCGAGACACGATTCCGAGCGAATGGACAGTCTCGGATGCTGGCGACGTAGAGCGCGTCGAGCGAGCGGGAGACGTGAAACACGTCTATCTCGGCAACGTCGCGCCAGACGAGACGAGCGCGACTCGCACGTACTTCGCGGAAGCACCGAGTTCGACCAGCGAGACGGGCGACTACGCGTTCGGCCCGGCCGAGGCGAATTCGGCGAAGACAGACGACGACTGGGTCGCCTTCGGCGGCACGGACACGAACACAGTCGTCGCCGAGAGCACGAATACGTGA
- a CDS encoding S8 family serine peptidase yields MTGEDDTRFDGSGDSANSDLSRRTFLQASGATAAVGLLGVSGTAAAADGFDGTYRNWRAREAQHAWDRGYRGRSDRTLALTDSGQEVRHPDLGPWNGVQAFIEDGQVKLTKPEENDVSRVKTGDSESFSGTMGPGTFATGEEKYHEFTAPSGVDELDAELSWSPNADASNDLEFRIDEYVDGQWETSARAATASMPEKITVPVDAGTKYRFVVEAYVNTTTTYEISGTYYEIEGTVQTYDSSVVFEGTGGAPAPDTPKAVGWYDASSRYGLRKKPRDPDGHGSHCSSIMAGSGRGSAIDESAAEEHAPQTVLSAVTDGVLAYEVEAEAGTGVFGSAYGKLLQMRIEGPDGQTLDTSTATNDASEWDNNVVEAPAEQTGTYTVYVETQEGQKATAAYAETVAVGPFLDPQSTVGDRSADGDAGLHTGLAPDQSIMCLQGLSAPTEDLSRHASQFADIFNMRTVNMSWGYVGGLPLGAAAGTLDRIPGSIKEIAEGGILTCAAAGNAATPANGNGSPAVADEAISVVATGPLDGISGYSSGGIGAIDEDEGGAYMKPDVTAPGGTLTDLANAVLAGAADTPESNQPAIRDYTGLAGTSMASPYTTGVSGLLAQAMEEDAPSSISLPAPTDTEFDDVMRLKQVLLATATETALTAAPYHRAKAPTYDFGGRDPFEGFGRVNPGPAIDAVTRELSASGSISAEVGLNVPDDERAAAGYLEVGPGTYEASVSFSHLSGGDKGSATGSPHIDLFVYDAETPATNGEPNVVARAQGLQGSPSVTFTTEGGTYYVVAKLVQIPGVLNGDDVQAHFDLSTSTVQGFTASGTRSDDGDAFTGGQTNQIDISVSASESVKVRDVVPPEWDVLEDYSDDVTRVESNGDRQFVYLGEGSDLSATYFVEAPAEETQSNAYSFGPVQVSPDGGETWVQLSGTSDTNVVAGTDSDL; encoded by the coding sequence ATGACAGGGGAAGACGACACACGTTTCGACGGGAGCGGAGATAGTGCTAATTCTGACTTGAGTCGGCGGACTTTCCTGCAAGCGTCGGGAGCAACTGCCGCGGTCGGGTTGCTGGGCGTTTCCGGGACGGCCGCCGCGGCAGATGGCTTCGACGGCACGTATCGCAACTGGCGTGCCCGCGAGGCCCAACACGCGTGGGACCGGGGCTATCGCGGCCGTTCGGACCGAACGCTCGCGCTGACCGACAGCGGCCAAGAGGTGCGCCACCCCGACCTCGGGCCGTGGAACGGCGTCCAAGCGTTCATCGAAGACGGCCAAGTGAAACTGACCAAGCCCGAGGAGAACGACGTGAGTCGCGTGAAGACCGGCGACAGCGAGTCGTTCTCGGGGACGATGGGACCGGGAACCTTCGCCACGGGCGAGGAGAAGTATCACGAGTTCACCGCACCGAGCGGCGTCGATGAACTCGACGCGGAACTCTCGTGGTCGCCGAACGCCGACGCGAGCAACGACTTGGAGTTCCGCATCGACGAGTACGTCGATGGCCAGTGGGAGACCAGTGCCCGCGCGGCGACGGCGAGCATGCCCGAGAAGATTACCGTGCCAGTGGACGCTGGGACGAAGTACCGCTTCGTCGTCGAGGCATACGTCAACACGACGACGACCTACGAGATTTCGGGCACCTACTACGAAATCGAGGGGACGGTGCAGACCTACGATTCGAGCGTCGTCTTCGAGGGGACTGGCGGCGCGCCCGCACCGGACACGCCGAAAGCCGTTGGCTGGTACGACGCCAGTTCGCGCTACGGCCTGCGGAAGAAGCCTCGCGACCCAGACGGCCACGGCAGTCACTGCTCGTCCATCATGGCGGGGAGCGGCCGCGGCAGCGCGATAGACGAATCGGCGGCCGAGGAACACGCGCCGCAGACCGTCCTCTCGGCCGTGACTGACGGCGTTCTCGCCTACGAAGTCGAGGCCGAGGCCGGAACCGGCGTCTTCGGGTCGGCGTACGGCAAACTCCTCCAAATGCGAATCGAGGGACCGGACGGCCAGACCCTCGACACCTCGACGGCGACGAACGACGCCAGCGAGTGGGACAACAACGTGGTCGAAGCGCCCGCCGAGCAGACCGGCACGTACACTGTCTACGTCGAGACCCAGGAAGGCCAGAAGGCGACGGCGGCCTACGCCGAGACGGTGGCCGTCGGACCGTTCCTCGACCCACAGAGTACGGTCGGCGACCGCTCGGCCGACGGCGACGCTGGACTCCACACCGGACTCGCACCCGACCAGAGCATCATGTGCCTGCAAGGGCTGTCGGCCCCGACAGAGGACCTGAGCCGTCACGCGAGCCAGTTCGCCGACATCTTCAACATGCGGACGGTGAACATGTCGTGGGGCTACGTGGGCGGCCTGCCGCTCGGTGCGGCCGCGGGCACGCTCGACCGGATTCCCGGTTCGATTAAAGAAATCGCCGAGGGCGGCATCCTGACTTGTGCCGCGGCTGGCAACGCCGCGACGCCCGCCAACGGTAACGGGTCGCCCGCGGTCGCAGACGAGGCGATTTCGGTCGTCGCAACTGGACCGCTCGACGGCATCTCGGGCTACTCCTCCGGCGGCATCGGCGCGATAGACGAAGACGAAGGCGGCGCGTACATGAAACCGGACGTGACCGCACCGGGCGGCACACTGACCGACCTCGCAAACGCAGTGCTGGCCGGAGCGGCCGACACGCCCGAGAGCAACCAGCCAGCGATTCGAGACTACACCGGACTCGCGGGTACCTCGATGGCGAGTCCCTACACGACCGGCGTCTCCGGACTCCTCGCCCAAGCGATGGAGGAAGACGCGCCGTCGAGCATCTCGCTCCCCGCGCCGACCGATACGGAGTTCGACGACGTGATGCGCCTGAAGCAGGTGTTGCTGGCGACGGCGACGGAGACTGCACTCACGGCCGCGCCGTACCACCGTGCGAAGGCTCCGACCTACGACTTCGGTGGCCGAGACCCCTTCGAAGGGTTCGGCCGCGTGAATCCCGGTCCGGCAATCGACGCCGTGACTCGCGAACTGTCGGCTTCGGGCAGTATCAGCGCGGAAGTCGGCCTGAACGTGCCCGACGACGAGCGCGCAGCCGCAGGCTACCTCGAAGTCGGCCCTGGTACCTACGAGGCATCCGTCTCGTTCAGCCACCTCTCGGGCGGCGACAAGGGGTCCGCGACCGGAAGCCCCCATATCGACCTCTTCGTCTACGACGCCGAAACGCCCGCGACGAACGGCGAACCGAACGTCGTGGCGCGAGCGCAGGGCCTGCAGGGCAGTCCCTCGGTGACGTTCACGACGGAGGGCGGCACCTACTACGTCGTCGCCAAACTCGTCCAGATTCCGGGCGTGCTGAACGGCGACGACGTGCAGGCGCACTTCGACCTCTCGACGAGTACGGTGCAAGGGTTCACCGCCTCCGGCACCCGAAGCGACGACGGTGACGCCTTTACTGGTGGTCAGACCAACCAAATCGACATCTCCGTCTCCGCGAGCGAGTCGGTGAAGGTGCGAGACGTGGTACCGCCCGAGTGGGATGTGCTGGAAGACTACAGCGACGACGTGACGCGCGTCGAGAGCAACGGCGACCGGCAGTTCGTCTACCTCGGCGAGGGGAGCGACCTCTCGGCGACGTACTTCGTGGAGGCACCCGCAGAAGAGACGCAGTCGAACGCCTATAGCTTCGGCCCCGTGCAGGTCTCTCCGGACGGCGGCGAGACGTGGGTCCAGCTTTCGGGCACGAGCGACACGAACGTCGTCGCCGGAACCGACAGCGACCTCTGA
- a CDS encoding helix-turn-helix domain-containing protein produces the protein MFSRTTRFAVAFLLAVSLSGAVVLVSAGPAANEVDAPLTTTVDSSVTTTVDGNASGDAGGSAVTATEASTIPTTTTLSDSPTVTTTDPTNATVTDSPDTTTLDSAVTTVEESVTTTVDSPVNDTTAVEVTTDVPDSTAGTAPSANDTLDDSTDGATTVAGSVGDATDSLQNTTVLDDVSSTQNANLTVSGSLGGGSATGSGEDGGESGSSDAGSSDSDGDQQSEADSEMAGASDAGDADGNTDDSTDDATVGASDSDRLLSVGTDGSAPIPVNRTTAAVGLGALTAAALVHQFSDGITLVGNSGVASSSAATVSAGASSAKAAVRSRFEDLWRLVAPFRYSSYDDSDPLNHRTRATLHERIERSPGTYLSELTDRVDVPVSTAKHHLDVLEKEGLIMAAKVRGKRRFYPAHAEDVELTAAIEDSATAAVLHALARLGDASGGDVADELGRDASTVSHHLSRLEDAGLIEREREGRAVVNRLVPEVRATLEGRPEVDADTGARSGTAD, from the coding sequence ATGTTCAGTCGTACCACGCGTTTCGCCGTCGCGTTTCTCCTCGCGGTCTCGCTCAGCGGAGCGGTGGTACTCGTGTCCGCCGGACCGGCCGCGAACGAAGTCGATGCGCCGCTAACTACGACGGTCGATTCGTCAGTGACGACGACAGTCGATGGCAACGCGAGCGGTGACGCTGGCGGGTCGGCGGTGACTGCTACCGAGGCGTCCACCATCCCCACTACGACGACGCTCTCCGATTCTCCGACGGTCACTACGACAGACCCGACGAACGCCACGGTCACGGACTCACCAGACACGACCACGCTCGATTCGGCCGTCACGACAGTTGAGGAGTCGGTCACCACGACGGTCGATTCTCCCGTGAACGACACCACCGCGGTCGAAGTGACGACGGATGTGCCCGACTCGACGGCCGGAACGGCCCCGAGCGCGAACGATACCCTCGATGATTCGACAGACGGGGCGACCACCGTCGCAGGGTCGGTCGGAGACGCAACCGACTCGCTGCAAAACACGACTGTACTGGACGACGTTTCGAGTACCCAGAACGCGAATCTCACGGTCTCAGGGTCGCTCGGCGGGGGGTCGGCGACCGGAAGTGGAGAAGACGGCGGCGAGTCCGGCAGTTCGGACGCTGGTAGCTCCGACTCCGACGGAGACCAGCAGTCCGAAGCAGATTCGGAGATGGCCGGAGCGAGCGACGCTGGTGACGCCGACGGAAACACCGACGACTCCACGGACGACGCGACTGTCGGCGCGTCCGACTCCGACCGTCTCCTTTCAGTCGGGACCGATGGTTCGGCCCCGATTCCAGTCAATCGAACGACCGCGGCGGTCGGTCTCGGCGCGCTGACGGCGGCGGCACTGGTCCACCAGTTCTCCGATGGCATCACCTTGGTCGGCAACTCCGGCGTGGCGTCCTCGTCGGCCGCGACGGTCTCCGCTGGAGCGTCCAGTGCGAAAGCCGCAGTCAGGAGTCGCTTCGAAGACCTCTGGCGACTCGTCGCGCCGTTCCGCTACAGTAGCTACGACGATTCGGACCCCCTGAATCACCGGACGCGGGCGACGCTCCACGAGCGCATCGAGCGCTCGCCGGGGACGTACCTCTCGGAACTCACCGACCGCGTAGACGTGCCGGTCTCCACGGCGAAGCACCACCTCGACGTGCTGGAGAAGGAAGGGCTGATAATGGCGGCCAAAGTTCGAGGGAAGCGTCGCTTCTATCCGGCGCACGCGGAGGACGTGGAACTCACCGCCGCGATCGAAGACTCGGCGACTGCCGCCGTGTTGCACGCACTCGCGCGCCTCGGCGACGCCAGTGGCGGCGACGTCGCAGACGAGTTGGGTCGGGACGCCAGTACTGTCTCGCACCACCTCTCGCGCCTCGAAGACGCAGGGCTAATCGAGCGCGAACGGGAGGGCCGAGCGGTCGTCAACCGACTGGTGCCCGAGGTGCGAGCGACCTTGGAGGGACGGCCAGAAGTCGATGCGGATACTGGCGCTCGAAGCGGGACGGCAGACTGA
- the trpB gene encoding tryptophan synthase subunit beta: MADESQFGDFGGRHVPEPLEEPLEGLAQAFDEIHDTDAFQDRFRNLLQDFAGRPTPVFHAERLSEEYGAQIYLKREDLLHGGAHKINNCLGQALLADEADKTRLIAETGAGQHGVATAMVGALLDLDTEIYMGKKDAERQQMNVFRMRLMGAEVNEVTRGGSGLADAVDAALEDFAENMDDTHYLVGSAVGPDPFPRMVREFQSVIGQEARDQIREQAGQLPDAAVACVGGGSNAIGLFHAFRDDDVAFYGAEGGGEGGDSKKHAAPLSSGTEDVMHGMKTRVLNDDTEVHSVSAGLDYPAVGPEHAMFRAVGRCEYQAVEDDAALSAFRELSELEGIIPALESSHAVALTKDLAEEMDEDDVILVNLSGRGDKDMEQAAEMFDLS, from the coding sequence ATGGCAGACGAATCACAGTTCGGCGACTTCGGTGGTCGCCACGTCCCCGAACCGCTGGAAGAACCGCTCGAAGGACTGGCCCAAGCGTTCGACGAGATTCACGACACCGACGCGTTCCAAGACCGGTTTCGGAATCTCCTACAGGACTTCGCGGGCCGACCGACGCCCGTCTTCCACGCCGAGCGACTCTCCGAGGAGTACGGCGCGCAAATCTATCTCAAGCGCGAGGACCTGCTCCACGGCGGCGCGCACAAGATAAACAACTGCCTCGGGCAGGCGCTGCTCGCCGACGAGGCGGACAAGACCCGACTCATCGCCGAGACCGGCGCGGGCCAGCACGGCGTCGCCACCGCGATGGTCGGCGCGCTCCTCGACTTGGACACCGAGATTTACATGGGGAAGAAGGACGCCGAGCGCCAGCAGATGAACGTCTTCCGGATGCGACTCATGGGCGCGGAGGTCAACGAAGTCACCCGCGGCGGGTCCGGCCTCGCCGACGCCGTGGACGCCGCGCTCGAAGACTTCGCGGAAAATATGGACGATACGCACTACCTCGTGGGGTCCGCCGTCGGTCCCGACCCCTTCCCGCGGATGGTTCGGGAGTTCCAGTCAGTCATCGGCCAGGAGGCACGCGACCAGATTCGAGAGCAGGCAGGCCAACTCCCCGACGCCGCGGTGGCCTGCGTCGGTGGCGGGTCGAACGCCATCGGTCTGTTCCACGCGTTCCGCGACGACGACGTAGCCTTCTACGGCGCGGAGGGCGGTGGCGAAGGAGGCGACTCCAAGAAGCACGCCGCACCACTCTCCTCGGGTACCGAAGACGTGATGCACGGCATGAAGACTCGCGTGCTGAACGACGACACGGAAGTTCACTCTGTCTCGGCCGGACTCGACTACCCCGCAGTCGGCCCGGAACACGCGATGTTCCGCGCCGTCGGGCGCTGTGAGTACCAAGCCGTCGAAGACGACGCCGCGCTCTCGGCCTTCCGAGAACTGAGCGAGTTGGAGGGCATCATCCCCGCACTCGAATCGAGTCACGCCGTCGCGCTGACGAAGGACCTCGCAGAAGAGATGGACGAAGACGACGTGATTCTCGTGAACCTGAGCGGCCGTGGCGACAAGGACATGGAACAGGCCGCCGAGATGTTCGACCTGAGTTGA
- a CDS encoding ABC transporter ATP-binding protein — MTLLEAQNLEKSFDGVQALDGATFEIERGELVGLIGPNGAGKTTLFDCLSGVLSPDSGTVQFDGEDVTDLPTYQRARAGMVRTFQQTRELETLTVADNVRLPASDHPGERARDALVGTQRAADREAEVRARATELIDFFDLGELANEYAGHLSGGQRKLLEFARALMLDPEMLLLDEPLAGVNPTLGRKIGGYVERLNDDGTTLLVVEHEIETLAALVDRLVVLNQGAVLADGDPEEVLGDERVVEAYLGGKT, encoded by the coding sequence ATGACCCTACTCGAAGCCCAAAACCTCGAAAAGTCCTTCGACGGCGTGCAGGCGCTCGACGGCGCGACCTTCGAAATCGAGCGCGGCGAACTCGTCGGCCTCATCGGCCCGAACGGCGCGGGCAAGACGACGCTGTTCGACTGTCTGTCGGGTGTGCTTTCGCCGGATTCAGGGACAGTACAATTCGACGGTGAGGACGTGACGGACCTGCCGACCTACCAGCGAGCGCGGGCCGGGATGGTCCGCACCTTCCAGCAGACCCGCGAGTTGGAGACGCTAACCGTCGCCGACAACGTGCGGCTTCCTGCGAGCGACCATCCGGGCGAGCGTGCAAGAGACGCGCTAGTCGGCACCCAGCGGGCGGCCGACCGCGAGGCGGAGGTCCGAGCGCGAGCGACCGAACTCATCGACTTCTTCGACCTCGGGGAACTCGCCAACGAGTACGCGGGCCACCTTTCGGGCGGCCAGCGCAAACTGCTGGAGTTCGCTCGCGCGCTGATGCTCGACCCCGAGATGCTTCTGCTGGACGAACCGCTGGCGGGCGTCAATCCGACGTTAGGACGAAAAATCGGAGGCTACGTCGAGCGACTGAACGACGACGGGACGACGCTACTCGTCGTGGAACACGAAATCGAGACGCTAGCCGCGCTGGTCGATAGACTGGTCGTGCTGAATCAGGGCGCGGTGCTGGCCGACGGCGACCCCGAGGAAGTGTTAGGTGACGAGCGCGTCGTCGAAGCGTATCTCGGTGGGAAAACGTAG
- a CDS encoding branched-chain amino acid ABC transporter permease, with the protein MSVVDRLRENRLPLSPEVAGLLLLGLTLLLLGVPFAVPLPNWALVFLEVSVTFLLYGLLVLGLDLQFGSTGLVNFGHVAFFAVGAYAAAMATANDPFAGIGLGYLWPVGLLAGLVAAGLLGALIGVATLRLRDDFLAIVTLAVAEIVHDLLGSFEGITGADIGILGVPQPVASLAGDSDTTLAATVLLLAGVLLLAYAGVSRLTNAPYGRVLRAIRADDRVTGALGKHVFSYKLQAFVFGAVLAGLAGALFAFYNGAVAPGFFGLNVTVLVWIGMLIGGAGNHRGVLAGLAIVLGLRLLTRFLNESFPFVTQDQFASMRLVLVGLALILIIRYRPAGIWGNPEELGVERR; encoded by the coding sequence ATGAGTGTCGTAGACCGCCTCCGCGAGAACCGGCTTCCGCTGTCGCCAGAGGTCGCAGGTCTACTCCTACTCGGTCTGACCCTGCTACTGCTCGGCGTACCGTTCGCCGTCCCCCTCCCGAACTGGGCGCTCGTCTTCTTGGAGGTGAGCGTCACCTTCCTGCTCTACGGTCTGCTCGTTCTGGGACTGGACCTCCAGTTCGGTAGTACCGGACTGGTCAACTTCGGCCATGTCGCCTTCTTCGCGGTCGGCGCGTATGCGGCCGCGATGGCGACGGCGAACGATCCCTTCGCGGGCATCGGTCTCGGATATCTGTGGCCGGTCGGCCTACTGGCGGGCCTCGTCGCCGCCGGACTGCTCGGCGCACTCATCGGCGTGGCGACCCTGCGACTGCGCGACGACTTTCTGGCAATCGTCACGCTCGCCGTCGCCGAAATCGTCCACGACTTGTTGGGAAGCTTCGAGGGCATCACGGGCGCGGACATCGGTATCTTGGGGGTCCCGCAACCGGTCGCGAGTCTCGCTGGCGACTCGGACACGACGCTGGCCGCGACGGTGTTACTGCTCGCTGGTGTCCTCTTACTCGCGTACGCCGGCGTCTCCCGACTGACGAACGCTCCCTACGGTCGCGTTCTGCGGGCGATTCGAGCAGACGACAGAGTGACTGGCGCGCTCGGCAAGCACGTTTTCAGCTACAAGTTACAAGCCTTCGTCTTCGGCGCGGTACTCGCCGGACTCGCTGGCGCGCTCTTCGCGTTCTACAACGGCGCGGTCGCACCCGGGTTCTTCGGCCTGAACGTCACCGTGCTGGTCTGGATTGGCATGCTCATCGGCGGCGCGGGCAACCACCGCGGCGTGCTGGCCGGACTCGCAATCGTGCTGGGTCTGCGCCTGCTCACGCGATTCCTCAACGAGAGTTTCCCGTTCGTCACGCAGGACCAGTTCGCGTCGATGCGACTGGTGCTGGTCGGTCTCGCACTGATTCTCATTATCCGGTATCGTCCGGCAGGCATCTGGGGCAATCCGGAGGAGTTGGGGGTCGAGCGAAGATGA
- a CDS encoding branched-chain amino acid ABC transporter permease: protein MVLLVLQDVVFGVVLGSYVAVAAVGFTLVYGLVNMINFAHGEYVTVGAFVGFGLAESVGLPSAAAIPATILLSAVVGWALAMLVFRPIQQTGPIPLLLTSIGLGLVMRNGIRLLAGPQPKRFALGETSVYRVESLDVFVTSQQLFVIGVAIASFLAMHALLQYTKLGTALRAMSDNEDLALVTGINTARMRTVVWLFSSGLAGLAGYLLAVQRAATPTVGFGQLLLVITAAILGGAGSVYGAIVGSYILGITISLAVAQLPSWATQLGTTMAFVVLIVVLLVRPGGIAGAEVRA, encoded by the coding sequence ATGGTCTTGCTGGTCTTGCAGGACGTCGTCTTCGGCGTCGTCCTCGGGTCGTACGTCGCCGTCGCGGCGGTCGGGTTCACCCTCGTCTACGGACTGGTGAACATGATAAACTTCGCGCACGGCGAGTACGTCACCGTCGGCGCGTTCGTCGGCTTCGGATTGGCAGAGAGCGTCGGCTTGCCGAGCGCCGCCGCGATTCCTGCGACGATTCTACTCTCGGCAGTCGTCGGGTGGGCACTGGCGATGCTCGTATTCAGACCAATCCAGCAAACAGGGCCGATTCCGCTGTTACTCACATCTATCGGTCTCGGTCTCGTGATGCGCAACGGGATTCGACTGCTCGCGGGACCGCAACCGAAACGCTTCGCGCTCGGCGAAACGTCGGTCTACCGAGTCGAGTCGCTCGACGTGTTCGTGACCAGCCAGCAGTTGTTCGTAATCGGCGTGGCTATTGCGTCGTTTCTCGCCATGCACGCCCTGCTCCAGTACACCAAACTGGGCACCGCGCTCCGGGCGATGAGCGACAACGAGGACTTGGCACTCGTCACGGGCATCAACACCGCCCGGATGCGAACGGTCGTCTGGCTGTTTTCGTCCGGACTCGCCGGACTCGCAGGCTACTTGCTTGCGGTCCAGCGCGCCGCGACGCCCACGGTTGGGTTCGGCCAACTCCTGCTGGTCATCACCGCCGCGATTCTGGGCGGCGCTGGGAGCGTCTACGGCGCGATAGTGGGGTCGTACATCTTAGGAATCACCATCTCGCTGGCCGTCGCACAGCTACCGAGTTGGGCGACGCAACTCGGCACGACGATGGCGTTCGTCGTGCTCATCGTCGTCCTGCTCGTTCGGCCGGGCGGCATCGCTGGCGCGGAGGTGCGAGCATGA